DNA from Halobaculum sp. XH14:
AGCCGGCGCTCGTCTCCTCGTCGCTCGCCTCGAACAGCTCCGTGAACGTCGGCGGCTCGTCGGCGTCCGCGAGCGTCCGAAGCACGCGCAGGCGGGTGTCGTTGCCCAGCGCCGCAAAGGCGTCGTCCGCGTTCGCGTCCGGGGCCAGTTCCCCTCCGTCGCCCGGTCCGGCGTCCGCGCGTTCGGTCGACTCCGCGTCCGTCACGGCGCCAGCACCTCCATCGTGGTCCGGATCCCCTCCCGGTCGGCCTCGCGCGGGAAGCCGACCGTGAGCGCGTCGACGCCGTCGATCCCGGCGAACTCGGCCAGCCGCTCGCGCGCCTCGTCGGGGGTCCCCGCGACCGCGAGGTCCCCGAGCAGATCGTCGCCGAGCGCGCCCATCGCGGCGCGCCGGTCGCCGTCGTTCCAGTTATCGTACACGGCGTGGGCGGTGTCCTCGTACCCCTGCCGGGCGAGCGCGTCGCGGTAGAACGTTCCCATGCCGCCGATGTAGAAGCAGAGGTGCTGGCGAACTTGCTCGCGAGCGCGGTCGCCGTCCTCGTCGACGTAGCAGGTGAGCGACATCGTCACCCGCGCGTCCTCGGGGTCGCGGTCGCCGAGGTCCGCGCCGCGTCGGAAGTCGTCGAGCCGGTCCTGGAGCCCCTCGGGCGTGAGCATGAGCGCGTGCCAGCCGTCGGCAAAGCGCCCCGCCAGCTCAACGGACTTTGGCCCCATCCCGGCCGCGTCCACGGGCGGGGGGATCTCGGGCGGCCCCTGGCGGAGTCGGAACCCGCCGAGCCGGAACACGTCGCCGTCGTAGCGCACCTCCTCGCCCGAGACGACGCGCCTGAGGATCTCGACGTACTCGCGGGTCCGCTTCAGGGGCCGGTCGAACTCCACGCCGTGCCAGTTCCGAATCACCGCCGGCCCGGAGGGACCCAGACCCACGCGGAACCGTCCGTCGCTGGCCTCCTGGAGGGTTGCGGCGGTCTGGCCGACGAGCGTCGGCGAGCGGGAGTAGACGTTGAGGATGGAGGCTCCGAGCCCGACGTCGT
Protein-coding regions in this window:
- a CDS encoding TIGR04024 family LLM class F420-dependent oxidoreductase — protein: MTELDVSLPVAAQPSLEDVVSLAEAAEDHGYDRVWLPETWGRDGVTTLALAAERTDDVGLGASILNVYSRSPTLVGQTAATLQEASDGRFRVGLGPSGPAVIRNWHGVEFDRPLKRTREYVEILRRVVSGEEVRYDGDVFRLGGFRLRQGPPEIPPPVDAAGMGPKSVELAGRFADGWHALMLTPEGLQDRLDDFRRGADLGDRDPEDARVTMSLTCYVDEDGDRAREQVRQHLCFYIGGMGTFYRDALARQGYEDTAHAVYDNWNDGDRRAAMGALGDDLLGDLAVAGTPDEARERLAEFAGIDGVDALTVGFPREADREGIRTTMEVLAP